Proteins co-encoded in one Gemmatimonadaceae bacterium genomic window:
- the plsY gene encoding glycerol-3-phosphate 1-O-acyltransferase PlsY: MHPVAGLVVAYLVGSIPSAFLAGKAKGVDLRTVGSGNLGATNVFRTLGWKIGLTVYIADCLKGFLPVALLPGATGTSEIGWRIGYGIAAIMGHVKPVFLLGKGGGKGVATASGVFLALAPMAMAFAMVSFAAVVAASGYVSLGSLVSAVVLVAAVALRGTGGAPLLVTVSLVAAFVFWTHRANIGRLRDGTEHRFGKRGKKAVGGAGQESAS; this comes from the coding sequence ATGCATCCCGTGGCCGGCCTCGTGGTGGCGTACCTCGTCGGCTCGATCCCGTCGGCGTTCCTCGCCGGGAAGGCGAAGGGCGTGGACCTGCGGACGGTGGGCAGCGGCAACCTCGGCGCCACCAACGTCTTCCGCACCCTCGGCTGGAAGATCGGGCTCACGGTTTACATCGCCGACTGCCTGAAGGGCTTCCTGCCGGTGGCGCTGCTGCCGGGGGCAACCGGGACGTCCGAGATCGGCTGGCGGATCGGCTACGGCATCGCCGCCATCATGGGCCACGTGAAGCCCGTCTTCCTGCTGGGCAAGGGCGGGGGCAAGGGCGTGGCGACGGCCTCCGGCGTGTTCCTGGCGCTGGCGCCGATGGCGATGGCCTTCGCGATGGTCAGCTTCGCGGCCGTCGTTGCCGCGTCGGGCTACGTGTCACTCGGCTCGCTGGTCTCGGCCGTGGTCCTGGTGGCCGCCGTGGCCCTGCGTGGCACCGGTGGCGCGCCGCTCCTGGTGACCGTGTCGCTGGTGGCCGCGTTCGTGTTCTGGACGCATCGCGCGAACATCGGCCGGCTGCGCGACGGCACCGAGCACCGCTTCGGCAAGCGCGGGAAGAAGGCCGTCGGCGGTGCCGGCCAGGAGTCGGCGTCGTGA
- a CDS encoding NAD(P)-dependent glycerol-3-phosphate dehydrogenase, translated as MTRAAVVGAGAWGTALADLVARNGKRTVLWAREADVVADVNTNHRNTRFLAGAELAPLLTASDDLAAAVADASTVTFVAPSHVLRGVIRSAAHAVRKDAFLIVATKGIERDTFALMTDIVAEELPGRPVVALSGPSFAAEVAQRQPTAVVAASRDEAAALHAQRLFASPEFRVYTQRDVVGVELGGALKNVMAVATGVLDGLGLGFNPRAALITRGLAEMTRLGVALGAEPLTFAGLAGMGDLVLTCTGSLSRNRTVGVEIGQGRPVDEVLHARETIAEGVVTTQSAHALALARGVDMPIVRSMHRILFEAMPPRDAITDLMARALRAESD; from the coding sequence GTGACGCGCGCGGCCGTGGTGGGCGCGGGCGCCTGGGGCACGGCGCTGGCCGACCTCGTTGCGCGCAACGGCAAGCGCACCGTCCTCTGGGCGCGAGAGGCCGATGTCGTGGCCGACGTGAACACGAACCACCGCAACACGCGGTTCCTGGCCGGCGCGGAGCTGGCCCCGCTGCTCACGGCCTCCGACGACCTGGCGGCGGCGGTGGCCGACGCCTCCACCGTCACCTTCGTCGCGCCGTCACATGTGCTGCGCGGCGTGATCCGGAGCGCGGCGCACGCCGTGCGAAAGGACGCATTCCTGATCGTGGCCACCAAGGGCATCGAGCGTGACACCTTCGCGCTGATGACCGACATCGTCGCCGAGGAGCTGCCCGGCCGGCCGGTGGTGGCACTGTCGGGCCCCAGCTTCGCGGCCGAGGTGGCCCAGCGGCAGCCGACGGCCGTGGTGGCCGCCAGCCGCGACGAGGCGGCCGCGTTACACGCGCAGCGGCTCTTCGCGTCGCCGGAGTTCCGCGTCTACACGCAGCGCGACGTGGTGGGTGTGGAGCTCGGCGGCGCCCTCAAGAACGTGATGGCGGTCGCGACCGGCGTGCTCGACGGGCTCGGGCTCGGCTTCAACCCGCGGGCGGCCCTCATCACCCGCGGCCTGGCCGAGATGACCCGCCTGGGCGTGGCGCTGGGGGCGGAACCGCTCACCTTCGCCGGCCTTGCCGGGATGGGTGACCTGGTGCTCACGTGCACCGGCTCGCTCAGCCGCAACCGCACGGTGGGGGTGGAGATCGGGCAGGGTCGCCCCGTGGACGAGGTGCTGCATGCCCGCGAGACCATTGCCGAAGGCGTGGTCACGACGCAGAGTGCACATGCGCTGGCGCTGGCGCGTGGGGTGGACATGCCGATCGTGCGTTCGATGCACCGCATCCTCTTCGAGGCGATGCCGCCGCGAGATGCGATCACCGACCTGATGGCACGCGCGCTGCGTGCAGAGAGCGACTGA
- a CDS encoding MerR family transcriptional regulator — protein sequence MAVASREPVQEFFSIGEVCSLTELKPHVLRYWEGQFRFLNPAKNRSGNRVYQRREVELIQLVKHLLYTEKYTIEGAKRRVDELRKSSDLRPSARQALEVATWTSIETELREILRDLTAPVTRAGG from the coding sequence ATGGCTGTGGCATCGCGCGAGCCCGTCCAGGAGTTCTTCTCGATCGGCGAGGTGTGCTCGCTGACCGAGCTGAAGCCGCACGTGCTGCGCTACTGGGAAGGGCAGTTCCGCTTCCTGAATCCGGCCAAGAACCGGTCCGGCAACCGCGTGTACCAGCGGCGCGAGGTCGAGCTGATCCAGCTCGTCAAGCACCTGCTCTACACCGAGAAGTACACGATCGAGGGGGCCAAGCGGCGCGTGGATGAGCTCCGCAAGTCCAGCGACCTGCGGCCGAGCGCGCGCCAGGCACTGGAAGTCGCGACATGGACGAGCATCGAGACGGAACTGCGTGAGATCCTGCGTGACCTCACGGCACCGGTCACGCGCGCCGGCGGATGA
- a CDS encoding glycosyltransferase family 2 protein, producing the protein MIPAYDAAASIADVVRGVRASAPSLLVIVVDDGSQDGTQAAALAAGADAVLRHDRNRGKGRALLTGFAHAFALSPRIDAVVTMDADGQHDPAALPALLMALETADLVLGARRRRGTSMPLHRRLANGLSTRAIAWCAGQPVRDAQCGFRGIRRALLERVPHVGERYEAETAFVIRAARAGAIIAETEIPTRYGPPSHFRPLRDAARVVATIWSHRPSRSIACDSSSPTTTASSPMVSTAWSAPPNRWGR; encoded by the coding sequence GTGATCCCCGCCTACGACGCGGCGGCCAGCATCGCCGACGTGGTGCGCGGGGTGCGCGCGAGTGCGCCGTCGCTGCTGGTCATCGTCGTGGACGACGGCTCGCAGGACGGCACGCAGGCCGCGGCGCTGGCGGCCGGCGCCGATGCCGTGCTCCGTCACGACCGGAACCGGGGCAAGGGACGCGCCCTGCTCACCGGCTTTGCGCATGCGTTCGCGCTGTCGCCGCGCATCGATGCCGTCGTGACGATGGATGCCGATGGCCAGCATGATCCCGCCGCGCTGCCGGCGCTGCTGATGGCACTCGAGACGGCCGACCTCGTGCTTGGCGCGCGCCGCCGCCGCGGCACCTCGATGCCGCTGCACCGACGCCTCGCCAACGGCCTCTCCACCCGGGCCATCGCCTGGTGCGCCGGCCAGCCGGTGCGCGACGCCCAGTGCGGCTTCCGCGGCATCCGTCGCGCCCTCCTCGAACGGGTGCCGCACGTCGGGGAGCGCTACGAGGCCGAAACGGCGTTCGTCATTCGCGCCGCCCGCGCAGGCGCTATCATCGCAGAGACCGAAATCCCCACGCGCTACGGCCCGCCGAGCCACTTCCGCCCGCTGCGGGATGCGGCACGGGTCGTGGCCACCATCTGGTCCCACCGCCCATCCCGCTCGATCGCATGCGACTCCTCCTCACCAACGACGACGGCATCCTCGCCCATGGTCTCGACTGCCTGGTCCGCGCCGCCGAACCGCTGGGGGAGGTGA
- the surE gene encoding 5'/3'-nucleotidase SurE translates to MRLLLTNDDGILAHGLDCLVRAAEPLGEVTVVAPDREQSATSHSLTLHHPLRPVRRGERRWQVDGTPTDCAMLAIEALMPERPDFVLSGINHGHNMGEDVLYSGTVAAAMEGLSLGVPAIALSFAGGDLRADMTKLDELVAPLTDLLGHLMSLDMPRGTLLNINLPPRRGEEVAGVRLTRLGRRAYSNALAKMQDPWGRPIYWIGGGSISWEGDADSDFRAVQDGYISVTPLHLDLTHHAMLDASHTWWRAPS, encoded by the coding sequence ATGCGACTCCTCCTCACCAACGACGACGGCATCCTCGCCCATGGTCTCGACTGCCTGGTCCGCGCCGCCGAACCGCTGGGGGAGGTGACGGTTGTCGCCCCCGATCGCGAACAGAGCGCGACCAGCCACTCGCTGACGCTGCACCACCCGCTGCGCCCCGTGCGACGCGGGGAGCGTCGCTGGCAGGTGGATGGCACGCCCACCGACTGTGCGATGCTCGCCATCGAGGCCCTGATGCCCGAGCGCCCGGACTTCGTGCTCAGCGGCATCAACCACGGCCACAACATGGGCGAGGACGTGCTGTATTCGGGAACCGTGGCGGCGGCCATGGAAGGGCTCTCGCTCGGTGTGCCGGCGATCGCCCTCAGCTTCGCCGGCGGCGACCTGCGCGCCGACATGACCAAGCTCGACGAGCTGGTGGCGCCGCTCACGGACCTGCTCGGTCACCTGATGTCGCTGGACATGCCGCGGGGGACGCTGCTGAACATCAACCTGCCGCCGCGGCGTGGCGAGGAGGTCGCGGGGGTCCGGCTGACACGGCTCGGGCGCCGCGCCTACTCGAATGCGCTGGCGAAGATGCAGGACCCGTGGGGCCGTCCGATCTACTGGATCGGCGGCGGCTCCATTTCGTGGGAGGGCGACGCGGATTCGGACTTCCGTGCCGTACAGGACGGTTACATTAGCGTCACTCCCCTCCACCTCGACCTGACACACCACGCCATGCTCGACGCGTCGCACACCTGGTGGCGAGCGCCCTCGTGA
- a CDS encoding protein-L-isoaspartate(D-aspartate) O-methyltransferase: MVASALVTVHEMRGPRRRLIETLQANGIRDLAVLRAFDEVPRHLFVPTGVSHRAYEDSALPIGSGQTISQPSIHALYLDVLGLTGRERVLEVGTGSGFQTALLARLAAQVFTIERVNALMDRAKEVLRSLGVNNVSFLVGDGTIGWREYGPYDAILVGAGSPTVPQPLIDQLAVGGRLLCPVGDRAKQEVVLVRRDLSGIRTTTITDARFVPLVGTHGWVEGAPT; this comes from the coding sequence CTGGTGGCGAGCGCCCTCGTGACCGTGCACGAAATGCGCGGCCCGCGGCGTCGCCTGATCGAGACGCTGCAGGCGAACGGGATTCGGGACCTGGCCGTGCTGCGCGCCTTCGACGAGGTGCCGCGGCATCTTTTCGTGCCGACGGGCGTGAGTCACCGGGCGTATGAGGACAGCGCGCTGCCGATCGGCTCCGGCCAGACGATCTCGCAGCCGAGCATCCATGCGCTGTACCTGGATGTCCTCGGGCTGACGGGCCGGGAGCGCGTGCTCGAGGTGGGCACGGGATCGGGATTCCAGACTGCGCTGCTGGCGCGACTGGCAGCGCAGGTGTTCACGATCGAGCGCGTGAACGCCCTGATGGATCGCGCGAAGGAGGTGCTGCGCAGCCTCGGCGTGAACAACGTCTCGTTCCTCGTCGGTGACGGGACGATCGGGTGGCGCGAATACGGGCCCTACGACGCGATCCTCGTCGGTGCCGGCTCTCCGACGGTGCCGCAGCCACTCATCGACCAGCTGGCGGTGGGCGGTCGGCTGTTGTGCCCGGTGGGCGACCGGGCGAAGCAGGAGGTGGTGCTCGTCCGGCGCGACCTGAGTGGCATCCGGACCACGACGATCACGGACGCGCGCTTCGTGCCGCTGGTCGGCACACACGGGTGGGTCGAGGGCGCGCCGACGTGA
- a CDS encoding acylphosphatase, whose protein sequence is MTDGLGRITPTGTILHIIVHGKVQGVGFRWFVRTEARRLGLAGWVRNLPDGTVELRASGIAQFLAALEQAVQRGPDGAAVTQISPVAQPTPDSRTDTPYPFIILR, encoded by the coding sequence GTGACCGACGGGCTCGGCCGCATCACTCCGACCGGCACCATCCTGCACATCATCGTGCACGGGAAGGTGCAGGGGGTCGGCTTCCGCTGGTTCGTGCGCACCGAGGCGCGCCGGCTTGGCCTGGCGGGGTGGGTGCGCAACCTGCCTGATGGCACGGTGGAGCTTCGCGCGTCGGGCATCGCACAGTTCCTCGCGGCGCTCGAGCAGGCCGTGCAGCGTGGACCGGATGGCGCTGCCGTGACCCAGATCTCCCCGGTCGCGCAACCCACCCCGGATTCCCGCACCGACACGCCCTATCCCTTCATCATCCTGCGCTGA
- a CDS encoding adenine phosphoribosyltransferase — MPASHEAQERLRPLIREVRNYPIPGINFRDITPLLGDASGFAMAVVGMITPWRDAGITHVVGMESRGFMFAAPVALGLNAGFVPVRKPGKLPRTVLREAYALEYGTDALEMHADALPEGSRVLIVDDVLATGGTARAAARLVENAGALLVGFGFCISVEALNGRAVLGAARVETLLEY, encoded by the coding sequence ATGCCCGCGTCCCACGAAGCGCAGGAACGCCTGCGCCCGCTGATCCGCGAAGTCCGGAACTATCCGATCCCGGGGATCAACTTCCGCGACATCACCCCGCTGCTTGGCGACGCCTCGGGCTTCGCGATGGCGGTGGTCGGGATGATCACGCCCTGGCGCGACGCGGGCATCACCCACGTGGTGGGCATGGAGAGTCGCGGGTTCATGTTCGCCGCGCCGGTGGCGCTTGGCCTCAATGCGGGCTTTGTGCCGGTGCGGAAGCCGGGGAAGCTGCCGCGGACCGTCCTGCGCGAGGCGTACGCCCTGGAATACGGCACCGATGCCCTGGAGATGCACGCGGATGCGCTCCCGGAGGGGTCGCGGGTGCTGATCGTGGATGACGTGCTGGCGACGGGAGGCACCGCGCGGGCCGCTGCGCGCCTCGTGGAGAACGCCGGGGCGCTCCTGGTGGGATTCGGCTTCTGCATCAGCGTCGAGGCCCTGAACGGCCGTGCGGTGCTCGGCGCGGCGCGGGTCGAGACGCTGCTGGAGTACTGA
- a CDS encoding acyl--CoA ligase, translating into MTMSGNSALQDMFEAPGAADLVADGVRLSATALHHGANDWARALRRAGIARGDRVVCALPNGAAFVQLLAATLADGITLAPVPEREDVVPLLGQLDARLAVALHSSHPNVAVPARTGGPPGSPLQPQRALQRTDTLAFLLRSSGTMGSARWIGLSDTGVLAVLSSHLPHLAVEGECVHGILPWHHAFGLVLGLLPALLRARRIVVTAAPARTADAIVGVARAQDVTHLSMVPLTVMRLAAQDDGLALLRRVHGGIVGGAAIDTALVPILAGTRLRVGYGQTEASPGIMLGDPGEFRPFILGRPVGCEVRIEADGVLSFRGPNACAGTWEHGSFHALDPDRWHRTDDRVTIEGGVYVHRGRASLSFKLANGTQVDVATLEHTIREALPQVSEVVLTSGDGRSIDVLHSTADGVSAEAAVRARLGTLQSWVQAVRLVPADRWVRTPKGEIDRQRLPQP; encoded by the coding sequence GTGACGATGTCAGGCAACTCGGCACTGCAGGACATGTTCGAGGCTCCGGGCGCCGCCGACCTGGTGGCGGACGGTGTGCGCCTGTCCGCCACCGCGCTGCACCACGGCGCGAACGACTGGGCGCGCGCCCTGCGCCGTGCCGGCATCGCGCGCGGTGACCGCGTGGTCTGCGCGCTGCCGAACGGCGCGGCATTCGTGCAGCTGCTCGCGGCGACGCTCGCCGACGGCATCACGCTCGCGCCCGTGCCCGAGCGTGAGGATGTCGTGCCATTGCTTGGCCAGCTCGATGCGCGGCTCGCGGTGGCGCTGCACTCGTCGCACCCGAACGTCGCCGTTCCCGCGCGCACGGGCGGGCCACCCGGCAGTCCGCTGCAGCCCCAGCGTGCGCTGCAGCGCACCGACACGCTCGCGTTCCTGCTCCGCAGTTCCGGCACCATGGGCAGCGCGCGGTGGATCGGCCTCTCCGACACCGGAGTGCTCGCCGTGCTCTCGAGCCACTTGCCGCACCTGGCGGTCGAGGGAGAATGCGTGCACGGCATCCTGCCGTGGCATCATGCGTTCGGCCTGGTGCTCGGGCTCCTGCCCGCACTGCTGCGTGCGCGGCGGATCGTGGTGACGGCGGCGCCCGCCAGGACGGCCGACGCGATCGTCGGCGTCGCGCGGGCACAGGACGTCACGCACCTGAGCATGGTGCCGCTGACGGTCATGCGACTCGCGGCCCAGGACGACGGGCTCGCGCTGCTGCGGCGCGTGCACGGCGGCATCGTAGGCGGGGCGGCGATCGACACCGCCCTGGTCCCCATCCTCGCGGGCACGCGCCTGCGCGTCGGCTACGGGCAGACCGAGGCGAGCCCGGGAATCATGCTCGGAGATCCCGGGGAGTTCAGGCCGTTCATCCTCGGGCGTCCGGTGGGCTGCGAGGTACGGATCGAGGCTGACGGCGTGTTGTCGTTCCGGGGGCCGAACGCCTGCGCCGGCACGTGGGAGCACGGCTCCTTTCACGCGCTCGATCCGGACCGTTGGCACCGCACCGACGACCGCGTGACGATCGAGGGTGGCGTGTACGTGCACCGCGGACGGGCGTCGCTGTCGTTCAAGCTCGCGAACGGCACGCAGGTCGACGTGGCGACGCTCGAGCACACGATCCGCGAGGCGCTGCCGCAGGTGTCGGAGGTGGTGCTCACCAGCGGCGATGGCAGGTCGATCGACGTGCTCCATTCCACGGCTGACGGCGTGAGCGCGGAGGCGGCGGTGCGTGCGCGGCTCGGCACGCTGCAGTCGTGGGTGCAGGCGGTTCGCCTCGTACCGGCGGACCGCTGGGTGCGCACGCCGAAGGGAGAGATCGACCGGCAGCGGCTGCCGCAGCCCTGA
- a CDS encoding class I SAM-dependent methyltransferase — protein MAYDQAYFDKWYRSRTHRVRTPAQIRRIVAFTVAAAEYVLDRPIRTVLDVGAGEGHWQPILRALRPRLTYIGVEPSQYAVSRYGRRRNLRLGSVERLTELSLHEEHPEGFDLVICCGVLNYVPAKHIGAALEQLQLHTGGLAWLELFTRDDEIEGDVAELTPRAPAWYRDRFSDAGYVPCGLHLYAPLDLAAGLTAFETAAPR, from the coding sequence ATGGCGTACGACCAGGCGTACTTCGACAAGTGGTATCGCAGCCGCACCCATCGGGTCCGAACGCCGGCCCAGATCCGCCGCATCGTCGCGTTCACGGTGGCGGCGGCGGAGTACGTGCTCGACCGGCCGATCCGGACCGTGCTGGACGTGGGCGCCGGCGAGGGGCACTGGCAGCCGATCCTGCGGGCGCTCCGGCCGCGGCTCACCTACATCGGCGTCGAGCCGAGCCAGTATGCGGTCAGCCGGTACGGGCGCCGCCGCAACCTGCGACTCGGCTCGGTGGAGCGGCTGACCGAGCTGTCGCTGCACGAGGAGCATCCCGAGGGGTTCGACCTGGTCATCTGCTGCGGTGTGCTCAACTACGTGCCGGCGAAGCACATCGGTGCCGCGCTCGAGCAACTCCAGCTGCACACCGGGGGCCTGGCGTGGCTGGAACTGTTCACGCGGGACGACGAGATCGAGGGCGACGTGGCCGAGCTGACGCCGCGCGCGCCGGCGTGGTACCGGGACCGGTTCTCGGACGCGGGCTACGTCCCCTGCGGCCTGCACCTGTACGCGCCGCTGGACCTGGCCGCCGGCCTGACGGCGTTCGAGACCGCGGCTCCGAGGTGA
- a CDS encoding DUF1839 family protein — protein sequence MAARSDYGTQSGFVGSSRLAWRSSHAWHQGERVWSTTNAHVDVWIELLHALDLEPAPVLFPALCADFEGDQWTMPGVAATDLWATYGIAVEELRVWRPLLAHFVEQFDRGNAVLVEVDEFHLPDMIGSTYQRAHEKSVIAVTGYDRHAHTLRYIHGAFGGSVGGEDLDALLEAGIGSAQLPPTARVVKLDRLTPRSASERAQVGIALARFHATRLPARNPVRGFADALRPHSGWLSGGDAEHYQRWAFATLHQCGASFEIGADVCAWLAQHGEPVMGAVPHLRMVSQAARALHQRLVRVPQSGRMPDVSQTVDDMARSWDDAMAILRPHFAK from the coding sequence ATGGCAGCGCGATCGGACTACGGTACGCAATCGGGATTCGTGGGATCATCACGACTGGCCTGGCGCTCCTCGCATGCCTGGCACCAGGGTGAACGCGTCTGGAGCACCACCAACGCGCACGTCGACGTGTGGATCGAGTTGCTGCACGCGCTCGACCTGGAGCCGGCTCCGGTGCTCTTTCCGGCCCTCTGCGCCGACTTCGAGGGCGACCAGTGGACGATGCCCGGTGTCGCTGCCACCGACCTGTGGGCGACCTACGGCATCGCGGTCGAGGAACTCCGCGTCTGGCGCCCGCTGCTGGCGCACTTCGTGGAGCAGTTCGACCGCGGCAATGCGGTGCTGGTGGAGGTCGACGAGTTCCACCTGCCGGACATGATCGGCAGCACCTACCAGCGTGCGCACGAGAAGTCGGTCATCGCCGTCACCGGCTACGACCGGCACGCACACACGCTGCGCTACATCCACGGCGCATTCGGCGGTTCGGTCGGCGGTGAGGATCTCGACGCGCTGCTGGAAGCCGGCATCGGGAGTGCCCAGCTGCCGCCGACCGCCCGCGTGGTCAAGCTCGACCGCCTCACCCCGCGCTCCGCTTCCGAGCGGGCACAGGTCGGCATCGCACTCGCGCGCTTCCACGCCACTCGGCTGCCGGCCAGGAATCCGGTGCGAGGCTTTGCCGATGCCCTGCGGCCGCACAGCGGCTGGCTCTCCGGCGGTGATGCGGAGCACTACCAGCGCTGGGCCTTCGCCACGCTCCACCAGTGCGGGGCGAGCTTCGAGATCGGCGCCGATGTGTGCGCCTGGCTCGCGCAGCATGGCGAGCCGGTGATGGGTGCGGTGCCGCACCTGCGCATGGTGTCACAGGCGGCGCGCGCCCTGCACCAGCGCCTCGTGCGGGTGCCGCAGTCGGGACGGATGCCCGACGTGTCGCAGACGGTGGACGACATGGCGCGCTCGTGGGACGATGCGATGGCGATCCTCCGTCCGCACTTCGCGAAGTAG
- a CDS encoding alanine--glyoxylate aminotransferase family protein: MLTNGTFFLPGPTEVRPEILQEMARPMMPHRSAGFEQIYARCDNGMRPIFRTTRPVYMSTSSATGLMEAAIRSAPPGTVLSLVMGAFSERFAQVAGSCGRTVVRDDVPPGMHHTAERVYALLQASGAKVVTVAQSETSTGAFNDIEGIARAAHAHGAVILVDSVTGCGGAPLETDAWQLDFVFTGSQKALALPPGLALGVASQAFIESAAANADRGTYFDLVEIDNYAAKHQTPQTPAISLFYALAAQVAAISDEGIAQRAARHREMQAITIAWAEQLSRELDPALGVLAVADGRSPTVTCVTLPATLTGPGVAAGVAAAGYMIGSGYGALRDRTIRIGHMGDHTPEGVTRVLGVVRDVITRQLGR, from the coding sequence ATGCTCACCAACGGCACGTTCTTCCTTCCCGGCCCCACCGAGGTGCGCCCGGAGATCCTGCAGGAGATGGCGCGGCCGATGATGCCGCACCGCAGTGCCGGGTTCGAGCAGATCTACGCCCGGTGTGACAATGGCATGCGGCCGATCTTCCGCACCACGCGGCCGGTGTACATGTCGACGTCGTCGGCCACGGGGCTGATGGAAGCGGCGATCCGCAGCGCCCCGCCGGGCACCGTCCTGTCACTGGTGATGGGTGCCTTCTCGGAGCGCTTCGCGCAGGTGGCCGGCAGCTGCGGTCGCACCGTGGTGCGCGACGACGTCCCGCCCGGCATGCACCACACCGCCGAACGGGTGTACGCGCTGCTGCAGGCGAGCGGGGCCAAGGTCGTGACAGTCGCGCAGTCGGAGACATCGACCGGCGCCTTCAACGACATCGAGGGCATTGCCCGCGCGGCCCATGCGCATGGTGCCGTGATCCTCGTCGACAGCGTCACCGGCTGCGGTGGTGCGCCGCTCGAGACCGATGCATGGCAGCTCGACTTCGTCTTCACCGGCTCGCAGAAGGCGCTCGCGCTCCCGCCCGGCCTGGCGCTCGGCGTGGCCAGCCAGGCGTTCATCGAGTCGGCGGCGGCGAACGCGGACCGCGGCACCTACTTCGACCTCGTCGAGATCGACAACTACGCGGCGAAGCACCAGACGCCGCAGACCCCGGCGATCTCGCTCTTCTACGCCCTCGCCGCGCAGGTGGCCGCGATCAGCGACGAGGGAATCGCGCAGCGCGCGGCGCGTCACCGCGAGATGCAGGCGATCACGATCGCGTGGGCCGAGCAGCTGTCGCGCGAGCTCGATCCCGCGCTTGGTGTGCTGGCGGTGGCGGACGGGCGCTCGCCGACCGTGACCTGCGTGACGCTGCCGGCGACCCTCACGGGACCGGGAGTGGCCGCGGGCGTCGCCGCGGCGGGATACATGATCGGGTCAGGCTATGGTGCGCTCAGGGACCGGACGATCCGCATCGGCCACATGGGGGATCACACGCCCGAGGGCGTGACGCGCGTGCTTGGCGTGGTGCGCGACGTGATCACGCGGCAGCTCGGCCGCTGA
- a CDS encoding haloacid dehalogenase-like hydrolase, with protein MTAFQSVVLDVDSTVSAIEGIDWLAGLRDASVSRLIVALTSDAMDGRITLGEVYGRRLAIIRPTRDELAALGREYIATVLPGAREAIAAWQAEGVRVDLVSGGLRDALLPLADWLGVPRDRVHAVDVTYDDDGVAAHVREPAVLARAGGKPLVVQSLRLPRPVLAAGDGATDAELAGIVDHFIAFTGVARRANVVALAAGEADSFTALSTIVHAH; from the coding sequence GTGACCGCGTTCCAGTCGGTCGTGCTCGACGTCGACTCGACCGTCTCGGCGATCGAGGGCATCGACTGGCTGGCCGGGCTGCGCGACGCGAGCGTGAGCCGCCTGATCGTGGCGCTGACCTCGGACGCGATGGATGGCCGGATCACGCTCGGCGAGGTCTATGGGCGCCGGCTCGCCATCATCCGGCCGACACGGGACGAGCTGGCAGCACTCGGGCGCGAGTACATCGCGACCGTGCTGCCCGGCGCGCGCGAGGCGATCGCGGCCTGGCAGGCCGAGGGCGTGCGGGTGGACCTCGTCAGCGGCGGGCTTCGCGATGCGCTGCTGCCGCTCGCGGACTGGCTCGGCGTCCCGCGCGACCGGGTACATGCCGTCGACGTCACCTACGACGACGACGGCGTCGCGGCGCACGTGCGGGAGCCGGCGGTGCTGGCGCGGGCCGGCGGCAAGCCACTGGTCGTCCAGTCGCTCCGACTGCCCCGTCCCGTTCTCGCTGCGGGCGACGGCGCCACCGATGCCGAGCTGGCCGGCATCGTCGATCACTTCATCGCCTTCACCGGTGTGGCCCGCCGCGCCAACGTCGTCGCACTGGCCGCGGGCGAGGCGGACTCGTTCACGGCACTCTCCACCATCGTCCACGCCCACTGA